The following proteins are co-located in the Corynebacterium aquilae DSM 44791 genome:
- the hisG gene encoding ATP phosphoribosyltransferase, whose product MLRVAVPNKGSLSEMATTILAEAGYKGRGDSKALTVVDKDNDIEFFFLRPKDIAIYVASGQLDLGITGRDLAWDSLSSVSEVLALGFGASTFRYAAPKGEGWSVDRLEGARIATSYPNLVRVDLAKRGIDAEVIRLDGAVEISIKLGVADAIADVVSTGRTLAKQGLEVFGDVLVESEAVIVARSGVELTDDMKRLLRRIEGILHAQNFLMLDYNVPSALLEEAVSITPGISGPTVSPLTANEWVAVRAMVPRKEANKIMDQLAELGAQAILASEIRIARL is encoded by the coding sequence ATGCTGCGCGTAGCTGTGCCCAACAAGGGCTCCCTGTCTGAAATGGCCACCACCATCCTGGCTGAGGCCGGATACAAAGGCCGTGGAGACTCCAAAGCTTTGACCGTCGTAGATAAAGACAACGACATCGAGTTTTTCTTCCTGCGCCCCAAAGACATTGCCATCTATGTGGCCAGCGGCCAGCTCGACCTCGGCATCACCGGCCGCGATCTGGCCTGGGATTCCCTCTCCTCCGTCAGCGAAGTCCTCGCGCTGGGGTTCGGGGCCTCCACCTTCCGCTACGCAGCACCCAAGGGTGAGGGTTGGTCTGTCGACCGCCTGGAAGGCGCCCGCATCGCCACGTCTTACCCCAACCTGGTTCGTGTCGACCTCGCAAAGCGTGGCATCGACGCGGAAGTCATTCGCCTGGACGGCGCGGTGGAGATTTCCATCAAATTGGGTGTCGCCGATGCTATCGCAGACGTGGTCTCTACCGGCCGTACCCTCGCCAAGCAGGGCCTGGAAGTCTTCGGGGACGTCCTGGTCGAGTCCGAGGCTGTTATCGTCGCCCGTTCCGGTGTTGAGCTCACCGATGACATGAAGCGTCTGCTGCGCCGTATCGAAGGTATTCTGCACGCCCAAAACTTCCTGATGCTCGACTACAACGTGCCGTCAGCACTGCTCGAAGAAGCAGTCTCCATCACCCCGGGTATCTCCGGTCCGACGGTTTCCCCGCTGACTGCCAACGAGTGGGTTGCTGTTCGCGCAATGGTTCCTCGCAAGGAAGCCAATAAGATCATGGATCAGCTGGCCGAACTCGGTGCCCAAGCCATTTTGGCCTCCGAAATCCGCATCGCCCGTCTCTAA